One Carassius carassius chromosome 28, fCarCar2.1, whole genome shotgun sequence genomic window carries:
- the LOC132107734 gene encoding E3 ubiquitin-protein ligase RNF182-like, protein MAAMDAAEDNGPEHPGVPVPKAFPYEEYECKICYNFFDLDRRAPKILECLHTFCEECLHALQLCEERPWRISCPVCRHRTPVPDYRIQNLPNNTKATEDFPLYIDSDPVPQDALPPHRPPLHPALVALRREEDASMAGHATPSTLTVSTATTLSQDSVSRYESCQNCRRLALTTGCVCVIFSLLSMLVLLFMGLIFVHSHGGPPSPAGPLCLSVASILAMVSAMVTWLLYWLKDRPEHETGRSSATTSASRRNA, encoded by the coding sequence ATGGCAGCGATGGATGCAGCAGAAGATAACGGGCCGGAGCATCCCGGTGTTCCGGTACCCAAGGCGTTTCCCTATGAGGAATACGAGTGCAAAATCTGCTACAACTTTTTCGACCTCGACCGTCGGGCGCCCAAGATCTTGGAGTGTCTGCACACGTTCTGCGAGGAGTGTCTGCACGCGCTTCAGCTGTGCGAGGAGCGGCCGTGGCGCATCAGCTGCCCCGTGTGCCGCCACCGCACGCCGGTCCCGGACTACCGGATCCAGAACCTGCCGAACAACACCAAGGCGACGGAGGACTTCCCTCTGTACATCGACTCGGACCCCGTGCCTCAGGATGCTCTGCCGCCTCACCGGCCTCCGCTGCACCCGGCGCTCGTGGCGCTCCGGCGCGAGGAGGACGCGTCCATGGCTGGTCACGCGACTCCGTCCACCTTGACCGTGTCCACCGCGACCACGCTGTCCCAGGACTCGGTCTCGCGCTACGAGAGCTGTCAGAACTGCAGGCGTCTCGCGCTGACCACCGGATGCGTGTGCGTCATCTTCTCGTTATTGTCCATGTTAGTGCTGCTCTTCATGGGCCTCATTTTCGTCCACAGCCACGGCGGGCCGCCCTCGCCCGCGGGACCCCTCTGTCTGTCGGTGGCCAGCATCCTCGCCATGGTGTCTGCGATGGTAACGTGGCTCCTCTACTGGCTCAAAGACCGACCGGAGCACGAGACGGGCCGCTCCTCGGCCACCACTAGCGCGAGCCGGAGAAACGCGTGA